In the genome of Mytilus edulis chromosome 14, xbMytEdul2.2, whole genome shotgun sequence, the window TGAATATGGTGCTTAAGTTGAAATACATTACATTGTGGTTAAGATAGAATaccctgagcatttgttgctacaactaccatatGCATCCAATACTTCATCCACTCTTGTAACAGTTTCATGGTTTTTTGTAAGGTAAGGGCATAATACgctatcagcatactcgttatgaaACATCATGAAACTGTAACAACAGTGGATGTAGTCTCGGATGCGTACATAGACAATACCGGTAGTTTGAAGGCTGCAACAAGAAACAAGAGCTACGTTTAGGGGAAAAGGAATACATAGATGAATCAAGGGTCAAATCAAATTTCTAAAAATGGGCAGAGTTTTCTGAGATTTGACGacattaagaaagaacttttaaagtttttattcacaggagcttgctcaatagatgttgaggaaaaggtagttgtagcaacaaatgctcactATGTTCTGTGTTATTTACCACATGATGGTGTTTCAAGTTTAATCCCATGTGGACATGAAGAGGCTTATACTAGAATCAAGATACATTTATCTGATTCAGTGATACACCGACTTAACCGAGTCGATACTGATGTTGGTGTCATTGCTGTTTCGTTATTCCGTGACATAGGAGTAGACGAACTTTAACTTGCATTTGGACGTAGAAAAGCTTtagatatatatctatccatgacctttcaaatacaCGTTTAATtgaacttcgttgttgacatggatggcgtttgaagatgtaactttatgatttagaatgatgattgatcagccaacatcaccagaaATGGATTTGATGATGTCATTGATACATGGTTTTgtagtaagatcgaacaaacttatcagatggggtttacGAAGCAAGAACACATGTTTCTGGAAGAGGAAAGACTAATTGATGCTATTTGAACGACTCAGTCTAGtgtttttcagcatgtaaaacgtgcaatataccatggcgggtttggatgagtaacaagcttggaaTCTTTTCCTATGCTTACTAGTCCAGACGCTTGTGAGGCTATTTGAACGATTCGGTCTAGTCTTTTTTCAGCATTTAAAAGTGAAATGTACCATGGCGGGTGTGGATGAGTAACAAGTTTGGAATTTTTCCCTATGTTAACTAGTCCAGACGATTATGAAACTATTTGAACGATTCGGTCTAGttttttccagcatgtaaaatgTGCAATATGCCATGGCGGGtgtggatgagtaacaagctAAGAATTGGTTTCTATGCTTACTAGTCCAGACGCATATGAATGGCGAAGGGGAAAATATGATCCATTCGAACCATTTTGAAaaactctttgtgaggcctcaTCACCTTATCAGGAGCGCGTTTATTATTgatgtaagaaacaataccaCGGTCTTTGTAAATGAGGAATATCAGCTGCTCGATTGTGAATAACCATGTATTTGCGACcataaattagtaattttaaagatgttatagtaattaagtgattttattttattttaatcaatctatcaaaAACTCTACATGAAAGATATGGACTGAATACGCATCTTTGAAATTTACACCATATTGGTTttatttaccggaagtgttatctttctatttaaacataaactacagaatagaataagtggtttagaggataacttaaagccaaaagtttaatgaccagcacaaaaaaaaaacccgttttctttacattttgaaagaaagttgaatatcaaaataaaataatgatatttctatgtccaccattttgaatattaccggaagtaagattttttaaagacatatgtcttatacattgtatctatTAGCAGCATCAAAGAAAGGTCCATGCACAATtcaatgatagtagcaatacgtcaaaacacatttcaatcaccctccctaaaaaataagcttattttagtacaatgacGGCCATGTTAAATTTTAGCGGAAGTAAAGTTTTTAAAGACATCTCATCTATATAGTATAtacaaaagtagtacataacaaaggtttgcaCCAAATATAATCATAACAGCATGATAAAAACGCCTTTTCACACACTAGCCTCTGATATTGGGCTGATtcaagtatgatgtccgccattttggttTTGTACCGGAAGTTCAACATTTTTTCAAAGGCCTCCTTATCTCAAAATGAAAGAGttatagttgaggaaggtctatgccaaatttcttgcttgtagcaggatgtgcacaatttttcacaaagctgTCGTACTATAATGGTCACATTTAACTAAACAATGGTATAATAGGCGATATGACCAGTATAAGCTCTGTAACAATTTATTACCTTATATGCAAATATTGTTGGAGCTTTCGATGAGTTGGTACACAGTCGATAACAGTCACGTAAAGATTGATGTATTATTACTTGGTTGGCAACTGAATCTTGGAGCTGTCGATCTAAAAAGCAACCTACAATGCGTTGAAGTATAATTTctgttattaaatttgtgtaacaGTCTTTAAAATGTTACTTACAGTTCAAATTGCAAAACTAGCAACGTACTGCAGCATGTATGTCTGCAAACTTTATTATATTTAATACTGATTTACAGTTACACTTTGctaaattaaaaataagaaattgcTCCCATATCATACCTTCAACTGAAATGATGTTAGACAACCTAGTATCATTCTCAATCCAATATTTAGCCTTTTTCTCATGTCCTGTTTTGCACGGGTTTTCATCTTGTTCAGCAACATTTATGTCAGATTTAGTAGCTATCCTAGACCCATTGATCTTGCATTGTTCAACACCTTCCGAATATGATATTCGATCTTCTTTTATTTCTACataacctttgaaaaaaaaagaatattagaACTATCAAGATCTAACGAAGAACGGACTATTTCACATTTTCTATGGGAACAAAAACAAAGATGCAGGAAGTTTATGGAATGtatcatataaataaaattcaacatcGATGTAATCAGGCAAACACATGACCCAAAGAGCACGAGGCTATCCGGAATTTAAACACAATTCTACCATCTCAAAGTAATATGGTTATTAACATATATCAAGTCCTCACAGCCCTTCTACAAAGTCAAGCACTTTTGACGGTGTCATTGGAAAGCATATTCAATCTGCTTACATCTATATTTAACTAGAATACTATTTGTATGATTCAGAACTGCGTAATGAAAAATGCAATCAGAATGCCTTCGCGTTCGGAACACACGAGTAGATTTTCGTTTTGTTTTGGCCACTGTGTTTTCTGTCCATagatattttgttattatattacattttaaaatagatattttgttattatattacattttaaacGATTCAAAGCTGCGCACATGGTTTATGCATTCATCTATACGTTACGACCACGACTGCATGTTTACCCAATATGTATGtcctttcttgttttttttctagtAAGATACTGTTTTATTAATGATATTCCAAATTACGTGACATgagttttttttatgtctataaataattaaaaacaaatattttcatcgTACCAAAAGCCTTGATACAATAAAATTATAACCTACGTTCAGCAGATGAAAACTATTaaaaatcttccaaaaccaaaaaacaattttttaaagaaaatatttacatattcaggttctcaaatatagaactgtttaccaaatgaaatacaaatgagtaatacacttgtatcttttaaaacaaaatcgctttacaattttttcatcaattgtgcaaattaatatgcttttgcGTTATTATTTagatacaattgtatattgtgtataatatatcattataatACTGTATGTtcttataaaatatgttattattattttgaggactctcaggaagattagttttaacaaTTGGGATCATCTTTttcaaataaagattatttatttatcaattattggtatatCCAGTGATAATAAAGTAACACTTACTTGCGAATATAAACGAGAGAAGTGTCGTTGAAAGTATTAGTTTGAAAATCCTCAACATATTTTGTTTGGTTTCTTCCTCATTCTTTCTCTTCCGCTTGTTATCAATAACGTTTGAAAAATTTGCATATTTATAGAGATActgatttgatatttttaaatttttagataAAGCGATATCAATAATGTTCTTTACGTAGAGATAAAAGTATGTggatatgtttaaaattttgcacGTACTGTTTAAGTCGAATAGAATGCCATTTAAATAATATCAATCAAGTTAGAAAACTATTACTGCCCTATAGGTTTAATTCTCTAAATAACTGTTCTTAAGTGCATCgtgctttatttatttattaggaTTTCGCTTGTTGaaaagataaaatctttttttcagaGTTTTTTCAATACTTTCAAGCGGACATGAATGCGATGATGTACCTGCGATTAAGCTGTCGACACAAGTTACAATACTTTTCCAAAGATTTATCAGTTTACATCGAATTTGACAAAACATTAATATTGCATTCTTGCGAGTCATAAACTTCGTGAACTCGATTTCAATTGAATATATAAAACCTCCATTTGTATTGAAccgtctgtatttttttttttgctacattTTGAATTGAGTGTTTATGAGGTTGCATATTTATTCACATATATAAAGTTTCATTGTATCTATTTTTAACGATTGATTCTATTTAACTAAACATGCCAAAAAAGTCAGGTGgataaatagtttaaaaaatcaaactaaaactACGGTTAAAGTCATTTTATTTAGCATTTCGTCGAAATACATTATTATTTAAGCCAAAAAGAATAACACGTAGATAGAAAAAATTGTGGCAGctgataaaaatgttattttaatattGTACAGACAGAGATAAGTgttaatatattttagatatttaatgtGGGTTGacgatttatttttgaaaatggaaaACATTGACAGTAGGCTGAATAAACTTGACAACATTGAATCCATTGTGAATAATATGAATAGTAAAGTGACTAAAGTTGAATATGAAACACAGATTTTAAGTCAGAGATTGGGGGAGGTTGAACATGCTATTCAACATTTCAGTGATTGCTTCGATGatcagagaaaaaaatattagaacttgacactaaaatcaaagaagtaaatgataaaatcaattcacaatcagaaaatgtaaaacgtttcaataaacaaatatctgaacAAAAGAACGAAATTGACCTGACTAGAAAAAAGGTGAAGGACGAAAGCGTTAAAATGAAAGAAGAACTTATTATTGACATACAGatgaaagaaatgaaaaacaatcTTGTTTTTTATAATATACCTGAGGTGGAAGGTGAAGACTGTGTTAataacttacatatttttttcaaagaaaatttgaATATAGTAGAAAATGAGaggaaaataaacataaaaaatgcttCCAGAATTGGAAAAGAGGGGGACAGAATCCGCCCGTTATTGGTGAAGTTTTTAAACTATTTTCAGAAACAAGAAGTCTGTAAAAGCGCTGTTAATCTTAAAGACACGAATTTTGGTATATCCGAACAATTGCCagttgaaattttgaaaagaagaaaaaatctaCTGCCGAAACTTAGAGCACttaaagaaaacaatataaaGGCATTTTTTGTGAGAGACAAACTGTTCGTAGCAGGTAAAGAATATGTTGGTCCATAGGATACACGCAGAGAGCATTCTCGAAATATCAAGTGTTTAAGTTGGAACATTCATGGTATTATTTTTTGTATCGATGACAAtgactttttaaattttgttaatgattatgatttattatttctttgtgAATCATGGGTGGAATATGTTTTTACTGTAAACCATATATTATGAAAGGTATTGAAATAGTCAAGGAAATTGAAAATGGTATTTTATTGAGAAAgttaaaaaaggatttttttcatAATGATACTGATATTTACATATGTTTTGTGTACATACCCCATGAGATCTCCTCATATTATAATGTAAATGACTGTGACttttttgaattaatagaaaatattgtttttgagtATAGAGAAAAGGGAAGTATACTTGTTTGTGGTGATTTTAATAGTAGAGTTGGGTTACTAGATGATTGGCTAGGTTTTGATAATTTAGATAGATATGTTATAGTAGTGTAGTGCATGATGGAAATCCCATTACTCCTCCAAGATGTTCAAAGGATACAACAGTAAATAAGTTTGGTCGAAAGCTTGTCCAAATGTGTCATAACACGGGTTTAACTATATGTAATGGTAGACTACGAAACGATCTGGCTGGACAATTTACATTTTGTACTTCAAACGGAAGAAGTGTGAATGATTATCTGTTAACTTGTCCATGTGATTATAAATTGGTTGAGAATCTTAAAGTTCTGGAACATAATGAATTTTCTGACCATTCGcctttattttatgaaattcaGACTAATCGAACGTATAATGAGGAACATTCTTCAAAccattatacatatataaagtgGGATAATGAGAAAGTTAGTGATTACACGCAAGCATTACGGGACAAACAAACTGATCTGTTGGAACTAGTAAACAACATAAATGACAATGAAAGTGCGAACAACGCCGTAAATGTGATCCCCGATGTTATATTTAAATGCGCGCTTGATGTTTTTGGTAAAACATCTGTTAAAAAACATTTAAGTAAACATAAACTTAGTACAAATGATTGGTTCGATCACTCATGTAAATTGTTTAGAAGTGAATTTCACCAAGCACGGAACCGTTTTCAGCGCTACCCAAGCAATCCCAATAGACAATTATACGTGTCAACAAGAAACGAATACAACAAAGTTAAACGAAAAGCGAAAACACGATATAAACGTGTACGTGGACAGGAGCTAACTCGATTGGCTAAAGTGAATCCTAGAGAATTCGGGTCAAAAGTTAGACCTAAGGGTCGATCTAGATGCGCGGCCGATGCAAAAGacatttttgaacattttaaaaactttcttgGTGCGGAACCTGGTGATTTATCAGAAGAAGTTAAAACGTTAATAGACAACATTCGTTCGGAAGATCTTCACATAGACGATTTAGATAACGAATTTACTGAATCTGAAATTGAATCTGCTATTAAAAAACTAAAGCGTGGTAAAAGTACAGGAACAGATGAAATCAGTGGAGAAATGTTTTTATCAGATTCTCaactattttcaacatttttaacagttttgtttAATAAACTTTTTGAATTTAGTATATACCCCGATAATTGGATAGAAGGAATTGCTATGCCTGTACCAAAGAAAGGGGATCTTTCAAACCCTAATAACTATAGGCCAATTATATTGATTAGTGTATTTTCAAAGATCTTTACTTCAATTTTGAATAATCGTTTACTTTGTTGGGCCGAAGATAATGAGATTCTTTTAGCAAACCAATTTGGATTTCGTCGCCAAAAATCAACTGTCGACGCTGTTTTTATTCTTCATGGAATAATATCAACAACCTTGTCGCAAAAGGAAAAACTGTATTCAGCATTCGTGGACTTTTGTAAAGCTTTTGACAATGTCGACCGTCACATACTTTGGTATACGCTTTTCAATAGTGGAATTAGTAGCAAGTTTGTTTCCATGGTGCAGTCAGTATATGCAACTGTGAACATTCGCGTTAAATGCGATGGATTactttcagatgttttttgtaataatattGGTGTAAAACAAGGCGAACCCTTGTCTCCtctacttttcatatttttttataaatgacattGCTGATGATCTACGTATGAATGATAATAGAACTAGTGATTACATAAGCCTTAAtggatatttgatatatttgttgcTATTCGCTGATGACACTGTGCTATTTGGAAAAACACCGGAAGCTCTCCAGTTTCTTTTAGATAAATTATTCGTCTACTGTACAAAATGGAAAATTGGGGTTAATAAGGATAAAACAGAAGTTGTAGTTTTTCGTAAAGTATGGCAAAGAGTAAACCATTCATGGCATTATGACAATACGGAACTAAAAGTAGTCGATCACTATGTATACCTTGGAGTTCTTCTACATTACAACGGTAAATTTCAACAAACTCAAAAACGCCTAGCGGGACAGGGAAGTAGAGCGCTTGCAGCATTGTTAAACTCATTAAGATCCACTTATATTTCACCAGAACAGCAATGTGCTATGTTTGACAGTCTAGTTATGTCTATTTTAGACTACGCCTCTGAAGTATGGGGTTTTCATCATGCAAAAGAAATCGAAACTGTACATAATAAATTTtgtagatttgttttaaaagtaccCAAAAACACGCCTGTCTGTTGTATTATTGGCGATCTTGGTCATTTACCTATGTATGTTACTAGGAAACAAAAGTTGTTGAAATACTGGGTTAATATTATAAACAAGAAACCAGATattgtatatgaaatatatcaaGTTCTAGTTGCTGACTGTAATAATGGTAAAGAAAATTGGGCCACAAATGTTCGTAATTTACTTTTTCAACATGGATTAAATTATTTATGGTATGCACAAGAGAATGTTAATGTAAACTTTGATATTTTGAATGAACGTCTGTTAGATCAATTTTATCAGAGCTGGCGTGAGTCTGTAGAGAGCTCTGAAAAACTAatattgtacaaaatgataaaaacaggTTTTAAGATGGaacaatatatattgaaaaatatcaatgttaaaatGTTGTCTCTATTAAGATTTGGTGTATTAAAACTAAATATGGAAACTGGTCGTTACATAAAACAACGAAGGGAGGATAGAATTTGTAAATGTTGTACTATGCAATGTATAGAGAACGAATATCATTTTATCATGGTTTGTCCAGCATATAGACAGTATAGACTTAAATACTTCTCAAAACATTATCATACATGGCCAAATATCAACAAACTGTATTCACTACTACAAGTTCAAACAAAAACTATTATCTAcaatttgatgtgttttttgCGTAAAAGTTGGAAACTTAGAACTTTCATATTAACGTAGTTATATATATGAATCTAATTGTCTTTTTCATTACCAAAATGTTCATATTGTTAATTATGTTCTCTGCAGTTTTGTATACCtatgtattaatataaatttcatgttgCTTACACATGATAATGTTGTAATTTAAATGTGCTATGGCATAATTGTGCTTATTGCAATAAAcgtatttatcttatcttatcttaaaaaactgaaaaattaaaaatataaggaCTATAATTAAAGCAactcatgttttatttttttttattaggtcaatcgTATAAGCGAGATCATTcaaattgacgtaataaataagggagaaaattccaattgacgtaataaaaaatGTACTgcaatttattaggacaatatcagccaatcaaattacgagaaattactctaaattaggATAATTATTTTTGTTACTCTATGCACGTtaacaattttttacaaaaattcaaactCTTACAAGGACTACTAGAAGCCGATTACAAGGTACAACTCTGCATCAATCCAAATATAATCTTGATAGTCGAGTCAGAAGTAACGACCACTATTGAATTGCAGGCTAATGACATAGGACAGGCACCTATACTAGCGTGGCAGGTTTAAACATGTTGTTAGTTACTACTCGACTAACTAATTGTGTTTTCAATATCCCCTTCGTACATTCCATCTCTTTTCAAGGGCGGTTAATActcatgtaataaaaaaaagtagtttAACAGCACACCATACATGTAAGAACAACCAGAAAAAAACCCAacgaaacaaaaaatagaaaaatagcaaAAATGCAAAAGACAAAAGATAACACACACCGATCTCTGAGCATTCCCACTTACTGAAAAGTAGTTCAAAGCTAATTTTGAATTAATAATTATATCCTGAATTTCGAGATCTCAATACAAGTATACGACTTTTATTAATGAATTTAGTTATCAAACTTAATAAACATGTCAGTTAAGTGCTAGTAATCTGTTATTAttgatgtattattgtcattttgtttagtttcttttgttacatcttctgacatcagactcggacttctcttgaactgaatttaatgtgcgtattgttatgattttacttttctatatcgactagaggtataagggggtgggggggggggggtgagaactcataaacatgtttaacttcgcCGCTTTTTTGCGCAGGAGCCTCtgcatggcctttgttagtcttgtattatttttcactttagtttcttgtgtataatttggagtttagtatggcgttcattatcaatgaacaagtattatttatatttatttagggggCAGCtggaggacgcctccgggtgctggcatttctcgctgcattgaagaccgattggtgaccttctgctgcttaaatggtcgggttgttgtctctgacaaattccccatttccattctcaattttatacactCTATTTAACAGACCAAGACAAACGTGAATTtaaagtaatttgtggtaacgaaatccccaATTTTATGAGTTACCAGTGATAAGCTTAAGTTGATAAAACAAGATACACAGAAATAGTCAACGAGTTTGGGAATATACACATATCAAAAGGAAGACAAAGGGTCATGATCACCCGACAGAAATTTAACGCCGGAAAACAACATGAGAAACGAGTTGTCTATTACTTGTATGAAACTTAAATTTTCCAATATAGAAATCCGAAAAAGGACAGTTGTTGCTGTGTGTATTTATCCATATGATAGacacatgcatatatataaaGTAACCTGCTTTTTACCTGTTTTGAGTTTTTATTATAAGATACAAGTATTTAATGATTCTTTATGGTAGTCAACTGATTGAATTTTAAAGTGTGGGGTGAGGTTTTAATATATCAAAAGTAATTTTACATCGTCAGGTGTGGTTACCATGAAACCTCTTGAGTAATTACCAAatatgtagtccaaataattatgacgtctggcaaggctattttatttttttcctagaACGCCTTCCTACGACGACCTACGACGACTGctgtaggaaggcgtcccagaaaaaaaattaaaatagccttgccagacgtcattattatttggacaaCCACACGTGGTGCaggatttttttgtgtttgtttttggtggtgttcgtgttgctcagtcttttgttttctatgtagtgCTGTgcatgctgttgtttttttatttggctcatgttttttttttgccatgacgttgtcagtttgtttttgaattatgagattgaatgtccctttggtatctttcgcctctcttctaATCTTTTTGTCACCTTTAAAATCTGCTTTGAATGCTGATCTTCGGCAGTCACTGTTGAATTATCAAAATATGTTCTACAGTGTGATTAAGAGCATTTACACACACTTGTTTATATTGTAAACCCTATATATGATTGAACAATATACTTTAATTCTCAAAATACGGTTATCAATAATAAAGGTTTCTGACATACGTACGATAATGTCATACTGGTTAGTTGTGTCGTTGGTTTGCTGTCTTAAAGTCttactaaaaatcaaaatatatttttcaaatatgttcTATGATAGTATGttgaactgtcagcctgacacctttcagacagttctagctagaacatttctaacctagaactgtatttatcagttctacctagaactgattaaGACAGTTCTatctagaactgatcctgacagttttACCCTAGAACAGGTTTATACAGTTCTACATAGAACTGACCAACTATTTGGTAACTGACCAactatttggtcagttctactatTAGAgcagttctacggctagaataGTTCTAATATTAGAACTGACTTGGTCAGTCCTACGGCTAGTTCTGAAAGCAAATATAGAAAATCTGTTACACAGTAAAGTTATAggaatttatgtttttttctaaattcaaggATGTCCTTATTGCAGTGACGTCATTCAGAATAGTTCTACAATCCTGGTCTACTACTAGAACAGTTGAAGACAGATATGTTGACAGTTCAACGGTTAGAATTAATTTGGACAGTTTTGTACCTATAAAACTTtgagacagttctaccctagaactgatacTGACAGTTCTATCTAGAAccgatttggtcagttctagaactgattctgacagttctacttagaacattTCTAGGGtccagagctccagataagaattcacatattgggttttttacccaccattttcttatataattgggtgataaagttttttgattgcattatcaattccaattcacccctcatgttaatatcaaattgggtttttcaccaccaagctccttaatgtattgggttttttcatcaacacaatattgaatatttaggcaatatcaaccccagattttttttccatcttaaatatgtttctttctttgtttagcttttttatttggtttagggttagggttagggttatttgctagctgttttatttggtttattgacTGAGaagcaattgtaggtttaatttgtgttctgtttcaaaccttctgccagttttgtattttctcatataaactttttaaaaaacgaatgtgtattcacaggcactcgtcttatacctttatataataaattctgagaccagtgcctgtgtgtgtattcattaattaaccgtaaatgaaaaaaaatagtatataaactctaattatacttgaatgtttttgttttattccaattttcataaatctgggtttagttgtcttttattagaacttttggtttctgatgctttatcatgtcaaaattaatttggcctttcactttttccaactgatttcgtttttgaggaaaccctgcttttattagcaatgttctcgttaaggtACGTACACACGCCCGTGTGTTCGATGGACGCTTCCTAAAAacactggctgagtcttgttatcataactttccctaagcttttcaaaagaagcagaaaacatgcttctattcaatatttttaccggacattcacttttgttttaattcaatgtatgtaATGATAAATCCCAAGCAATgcgaaaaaaaatatgacttcatGACACACGGTAATTGGATAAACgccgagaagatcgaaatgttttcaaaaacacgtgTACCTATTGAGCAACGGAAAGCTgtaacagggacccatttcagctatttgatgcagggatctatttttaaAACGAAAGgacatttccaattataaatattataaaaatagtttacgcgaccactgtaaacagataagggtaaataacgtaaatggtagccaataaaagggttgagaactcatggttttggaatataattgggttttcctttgaattaattgggttattgaaccctgcaatgggcaattgcattgggttttttaagatttgtattgcgtgatcacgcaaatacgcaccttatctggagctctgtagggtagaactgttctaggacagttttaaacagttctatgacagattattctgacagttctagtgagaggttagaagtgatcttcACTGTATTTTATcaagactttaaaaaaatgcaaGTCAGCTTATTGGTCACTTTTAACGGGTAGGTCCAATGCAATATTTTTGAAAGATGGGCGTCTTTCCATAACAGTGAAGTTATATGATTGAGAGTAACGAGGCAAAATGTTAAGGGTTGAGATgctaaaatattatacattttccAATTAAAGGGGATGGGCGGGGAGGGGGATGGACGTACCTTGAGTTTTTCGCCACTGCTTCTAAATTAACATTGAATAATGTTATTGATTAATGTTATTGATTAATGTCATTGattaatgttatttattaatgttatttattaatgttatttttagatatgagtgggataactattttacatcccagctgttttagattagacgaaaaaccatttacaattcataaaatttagtttagAACGCCATATAACCATTATAATATGTTTATACTGAAGGACGCccccg includes:
- the LOC139504090 gene encoding uncharacterized protein, with translation MCHNTGLTICNGRLRNDLAGQFTFCTSNGRSVNDYLLTCPCDYKLVENLKVLEHNEFSDHSPLFYEIQTNRTYNEEHSSNHYTYIKWDNEKVSDYTQALRDKQTDLLELVNNINDNESANNAVNVIPDVIFKCALDVFGKTSVKKHLSKHKLSTNDWFDHSCKLFRSEFHQARNRFQRYPSNPNRQLYVSTRNEYNKVKRKAKTRYKRVRGQELTRLAKVNPREFGSKVRPKGRSRCAADAKDIFEHFKNFLGAEPGDLSEEVKTLIDNIRSEDLHIDDLDNEFTESEIESAIKKLKRGKSTGTDEISGEMFLSDSQLFSTFLTVLFNKLFEFSIYPDNWIEGIAMPVPKKGDLSNPNNYRPIILISFYLELIKTVLSRTDPDSFTLEQVYTVLHRTDQLFGN